Genomic window (Sphingosinicella microcystinivorans):
ACGCGGACACCGTGTACCCCTATTACGGCGGCGGCACGGCAGCGGCGCGGGCGCTGCGCGCCAACGACCACATGTACTGGATGCTGATGGAGCACGCCGTGGCGCGCGGGCGGCGGGCCTTCGATTTCGGGCGCTCGAAGTACGACACCGGCGCGTTCGCGTTCAAGAAGAACTGGGGCTTCGAGCCGCAGCCGCTCGTCTACGAATACCGGCTGGCGGAGGGCCGCACGATGCCCGACGTCAACCCCAACAACCCGAAGTACCGGCTGATGACCGAGGTGTGGAGCCGCCTGCCGCTGTGGCTCGCGAACCGCGTGGGGCCGCTGGTCGCGCGGTCGCTGGGGTAGGGCGATGGGCGACCTCCTGTTCCTTGCGCACCGCATCCCCTATCCGCCCGACAAGGGCGACAAGATCCGGTCGTGGAACATCCTGAAATACGTCGCGGCGCGCGCGCCCGTGCATCTCGGGGCGTTCGTGGACGATCCGGAGGACATGAAGCACGCCGAGTTCCTGGCGAGCGTCTGCAAGTCGGTGAAGCTGATCCCGATGGACCCGAAGGAGAAGCTGAAACGCGCGTGGACCGGCTGGTGCAAGGGCGAGGCGCTCAGCATCGCGCTGTTCGACGACCGCGCCATGAAGCGCTGGGTGTGGGACCGCGTGAAGCACGACGACATCGACCGCGTGTTCGTCTTTTCCAGCCAGATGGCGCCCTATGCGCTCGGCCACACGTCGCAGGAGCGGCGGGTGGTGATGGATTTCGTCGACATCGATCTGGACAAGTTCGCGCAGTACGCGAAGGAGAGCCGCTGGCCGAAATCGCGGCTCTACGCGCGCGAGGCGAAGCTCTTGCAGGCGTTCGAGAAGCAGGTGGCGCGGCATGTCGACGTCAGCCTGTTCGTCTCCGACGCCGAAACGGCGATGTTCAGGCGCATCGCCGGGTCCTACGCGCATACGGTCGATACGCTGCACAACGGCGTCGACCTTGCCTATTTCTCGCCCGGTGCGGACTTCGCGCCGCTCGGCGACGAGGCCGGACCGAGGCTCGTGTTCACGGGCGCGATGGACTACCGGCCCAATGTCGATGCCGTCTGCTGGTTCGCGGACGCCATCCTGCCGCTCGTCCGCAAGCGCTATCCCGCGGCCCGCTTCTTCGTGGTCGGCGGCAAGCCGGCGCCCGAGGTGCAGGCGCTCGCCAGCCGGGAGGGCATCGTCGTGACCGGGCGCGTGCCCGATGTAAGGCCCTATGTCGCGGCGGCCGACGTGGCGGTTGCACCGGTCCGCATCGCGCGGGGCGTGCAGAACAAGGTGCTGGAAGCGATGGCGCTGGCGCGGCCCGTGGTGGCGACGGAGGCGGCGTGGTCCGGCATCGACGCGGAGCCGGAACGCGATCTTCTCGTGCGCAGCGATGCGGAGAGCTTCGCGGTGGCGGTTTGCGCCGTGCTGGATGACCCGGCGCTCGGCGCGCGCCTCGCCGGAAACGCCCGTCAGCAGATGGAAAACCGCTACGCGTGGCCTGCCCAGCTCGCGAAGCTCGACGCGTGGCTCGGCCTCGGCGCGGCAGACTCGAAAGTGGAAGCGGCATGAACGATATGACCGAGTTCGAAACCCGGACGGTTGCGGCCGGAAAGGGGTGGCGTGCCGCCATCGTCGCATGGGCGGTCGTGGCCGCGGCCATCCTCGCGCTGCTGCACAAGGATGTCGCCCACATTGTCGACCTGTGGTGGAACACCGACACGTTCGGGCACTGCCTGCTGATCCCGCCGATCCTTGCCTATCTGGTGTGGCAGCGGCGCGGCGAGCTTTCCGCGCTGACGCCGAAACCGTGGTATCCCGCGGCGATCCTGATGGTGATCGGCGGCGCGGGCTGGCTGGTGGGCGAGGCCTCCGGCGTCGCCCTGCTGCGCCATGCGGCGGTCGTCGGCCTCCTTGTCGTCTCCGTGCCGCTGGTGTTCGGCCTCACGGTCTCGCGGGGCCTCGCCTTCGTGCTGTTCTTCGCGCTGTTCATGATCCCGGCGGGCGAGCAGCTCGTGCCGATCCTGCAGACGCTGACCGCGGCGATCTGCATCAAGCTCCTCGAATGGTCGGGCATCCCGGCCTTCATCGACGGCGTGTTCATCGCCATCCCGAACGGCAATTTCGAGGTCGCCGAGGCATGCTCGGGCGTGCGCTTCCTGATCGCGATGATCGCGTTCAGCGTGCTCGTCGCCAACCTCTGCTACAAGAGCTGGACGCGGCGCATCCTGTTCGTGCTCTCGGCCATCGTGCTGTCGATCCTCGCGAACGGCATCCGCGCCTTCGGCACGATCTACATCTCGCACCTGACGACGCCGGGCTTCGCGGCGGGCGTCGATCACATCATCTACGGCTGGGTCTTCTTCGCGGTCGTCATGTTCCTGCTGGTCGCCGCGGGCTGGCGCTTCTTCGACCGCCCGGTCGACGATCCGGCGTTCGACCCGGCGCGCTTGCAGCCGGTGCCGCCGGCGCCATCCGCGCCGCGTGCGGTCGCCGCGGCCGCCGCGCTCGGCATCGCGGCGATGGTCGCGGGTCCCGTCTACGGCCTCGTCGTCGCGAACCGCGCGCCCGACACGGTCACTGCCGCGATCGCGCTTCCCGAGGTGGCGGGCTGGCAGCGGATCGAAGGCCGCCCGGAATGGCAGCCGCACTACAAGGGCGCGTCGGCCGCGGCGATCGCGCGGTACGCGGACGGCGAGGGCCAGCCGATAGATCTCTACATCGCGGTTTTCGACCGGCAGAGCGAGGACGGCGAGCTGATCGGCTACAAGCAGGGACTGCTGCCGCCGGGCAGCGACTGGTCGTGGACGCGCAACGAGAAGGGGCCGCCGAACGGCCGCGCGCAACTGATCAAGAACAGCGGCGCGGTCCGCGACAACTGGCAGTTCTTCCTCGTGAACGGCAAGCTCACCGGCAGCGACTACGTGGCCAAGATCGAGGGATTGAAGTCGCGGCTGCTCGGCGGCGAGACGCTGGCGGGCACGCTCGTCATCTCGGCCGACCGCCGGGACGACCTGGTGAGCGCCATGCCGACGATCGAACGGTTCGCGGCGGCGCTCGGCCCCGTCGATGCCGCGATCGAAAACGCGACGGTGGAGCGCTAGGGCCATGTGCGGCATCGCCGGGTATTTCGATCAGCGCGAGCACCGGACCGTCCCGGAGCCGGTGCTGCGCGCCATGACCGACGTCATCGCGCACCGCGGCCCGGACGGCAGCGGCATCTTCCGCGCGCCGGGCGTCGGGCTCGGCCACCGGCGGCTGTCGATCATCGACATCGCGGGCGGCGTGCAGCCGATGCCGAGCGAGGACGGCAAGGTGCAGATCGTCTTCAACGGCGAGATCTACAACTTCCGCGAGGTGCGCCGCGACCTTCAGGCGCTCGGCCACGTTTTCAGGCGCGACAGCGACACCGAGGTGATCATCGCGGCGTGGCGCGCATGGGGCGAGGCGTGCGTCGACCGGCTGCGCGGCATGTTCGCCTTCGCGATCTGGGACGAGACCGCGCGCACGCTGTTCCTCGCCCGCGACCGGCTGGGCGTGAAGCCGCTCCACTACGCCGATCTCGGCGACGGGCGCTTCATCTTCGGATCGGAGCTGAAGGCGCTGCTGATGTGGCCGGGGCTGCCGCGCGCCATCGACCCGCGCGCCATCGAGGACTATTTCGCCTACGGCTACGTGCCCGACGACAAGTGCCTGCTGAGCGCGGTGAAGAAGCTTCCCGCCGGGCACACGCTGACGCTGCGCTGGGGCGAGACGGGCGCGCGTCCGCGCCGCTACTGGGACGTCGCGTTCGACGGCCGCGTGAAGGGCACGCCCGAGGCGCTGGCGGAGGAACTCACGGCGCGGATGCGCGAGGCGGTGGCGCTGCGGCTGGTCGCGGACGTGCCGGTGGGCGCGTTCCTTTCGGGCGGCGTCGATTCGAGCGCAGTCGTCGCGCTGATGGCGGGGCTGATCGACACGCCGGTCAACAGCTGCTCGATCGGCTTCGACGACCCGGCCTATGACGAGACCGGCCACGCCGAGGCGATCGCCAAGCGCTACGCCACGCACCACCGCGCGCGGACGGTGACGACCGACGACTACGGCCTCATCGACACGCTGGTGCGCGCGTTCGACGAGCCGTTCGCGGATGCCTCCGCGCTGCCGACCTACCGCGTCAGCGAGCTGGCGCGCGAGACCGTGACGGTGGCGCTGTCCGGCGACGGCGCCGACGAGGCGATGGCGGGCTATCGCCGCTACAGGCTCTACATGAACGAGGAGCGGGTGCGCGGGGCGTTTTCGCCGGGCCTGCGCGAGAGCGTCTTCGGGCGGCTGGGCCGGGCATGGCCGAAGCTCGACTGGGCGCCGCGCATGTTCCGGGCGAAATCGACGTTCGAGGCGATCGCGATGGACAGCGCGGAGGCCTATTTCCACGCCGTCAGCGCGACTCCGGACCGCATCCGGTCGCGCCTGTTCTCGGATGCGCTGAAGCGCGCGATCGGCGGTTACTGGGCGGGCGCGCTCTATGCCGACACGATGCGCGCCGCGCCCGCCGACGACATGCTCGGCCGCGCGCAATACGCTGACCTGATGATCTGGCTGCCCGGCGACATCCTGACCAAGGTGGACCGGACCAGCATGGCGGTGAGCCTTGAGGCGCGCGAGCCGCTGCTCGACCATGAACTCGTCGGCTGGATGGCGGGGCTGCCGAGCGATCTCCGCCTGCGCGGCGGCGAGGGCAAGTGGCTGATGAAGAAGGCGATGGAGCCGTACCTGCCGAAGGACATCCTCTACCGGCGCAAGATGGGCTTCTCCGTGCCGATCGACCGCTGGTTCCGCGGCGCGCTCGCGGACCGCGTCGCCGCGCTCGCGAACGGCTCCAACGTCGCCGGCAGCGGCTGGTTCGACATGAATTATTTCGCGGCCTGCGCGGCGGCGCATCGCAGCGGCCGCGCGGATCACAGCCGGCTGCTGTGGCAGATGCTGATGCTGGAAGGGTCGCTTGCGGCGTTGGCCGCGACTCCGGCGGCGGCGCTCGCCGCCTGAGCCCTATTGCGCCGCGGGCGGCGGCGGTGCGGTTTCGGGAGCCGGCGTTTCGGCGGCGGGGCTTGCGGGCGCATCCGGTGCCGGCGCGGCGTCGCTCTTCGCCGAGGCGACCGCGCTCGAATGGGCGCGCGCGATGTCCGCGGCGGCGTCGGTCTGCGGGCGGACCCGCACCGCTTTCAGCGTGGACGCCGGGCGCGTCTGGTCCCGCTCCGACATCAGCGGCGTCATCGTGTTCGCGTAGAGCGAGCTGTCGCGCAGCGCATGATAGGTGAGCAGAATCCCGATTCCGGCAAACAGGATGACTCCGGCAAGCCAGAACAGAATCGTGTTTCTCGCAGCAGTGTGCCGTTCCGTGCGGACGTGTGACGCCATCTCGAACCCTTCATCCGGCGGCTGCCATGGCCTCGTGCTCCAAAGCTGCGACAGGCGCCACCGGCCTCTTTCGTAAGACCCGGGACTTGAGAGTTTGTTACTCTTCGAATTCCAGCGCAACGAATGCATGGACTGTGCCAAAATGGGAATTCTACATGTTTCAAGGAGGTTACGTCACCGGTTGTGACAGAACCGGAATGAAGGCCACGAAAACGTAAAGGATTTCGACACTTAACCGTAACGCGCGGAGACGAAGAAAAGCCCGTCGGGCGGGGCGTTCAGGCCGAGCGCGGCGCGGTCCCGAG
Coding sequences:
- a CDS encoding TIGR03087 family PEP-CTERM/XrtA system glycosyltransferase; amino-acid sequence: MGDLLFLAHRIPYPPDKGDKIRSWNILKYVAARAPVHLGAFVDDPEDMKHAEFLASVCKSVKLIPMDPKEKLKRAWTGWCKGEALSIALFDDRAMKRWVWDRVKHDDIDRVFVFSSQMAPYALGHTSQERRVVMDFVDIDLDKFAQYAKESRWPKSRLYAREAKLLQAFEKQVARHVDVSLFVSDAETAMFRRIAGSYAHTVDTLHNGVDLAYFSPGADFAPLGDEAGPRLVFTGAMDYRPNVDAVCWFADAILPLVRKRYPAARFFVVGGKPAPEVQALASREGIVVTGRVPDVRPYVAAADVAVAPVRIARGVQNKVLEAMALARPVVATEAAWSGIDAEPERDLLVRSDAESFAVAVCAVLDDPALGARLAGNARQQMENRYAWPAQLAKLDAWLGLGAADSKVEAA
- the xrtA gene encoding exosortase A is translated as MNDMTEFETRTVAAGKGWRAAIVAWAVVAAAILALLHKDVAHIVDLWWNTDTFGHCLLIPPILAYLVWQRRGELSALTPKPWYPAAILMVIGGAGWLVGEASGVALLRHAAVVGLLVVSVPLVFGLTVSRGLAFVLFFALFMIPAGEQLVPILQTLTAAICIKLLEWSGIPAFIDGVFIAIPNGNFEVAEACSGVRFLIAMIAFSVLVANLCYKSWTRRILFVLSAIVLSILANGIRAFGTIYISHLTTPGFAAGVDHIIYGWVFFAVVMFLLVAAGWRFFDRPVDDPAFDPARLQPVPPAPSAPRAVAAAAALGIAAMVAGPVYGLVVANRAPDTVTAAIALPEVAGWQRIEGRPEWQPHYKGASAAAIARYADGEGQPIDLYIAVFDRQSEDGELIGYKQGLLPPGSDWSWTRNEKGPPNGRAQLIKNSGAVRDNWQFFLVNGKLTGSDYVAKIEGLKSRLLGGETLAGTLVISADRRDDLVSAMPTIERFAAALGPVDAAIENATVER
- a CDS encoding XrtA/PEP-CTERM system amidotransferase gives rise to the protein MCGIAGYFDQREHRTVPEPVLRAMTDVIAHRGPDGSGIFRAPGVGLGHRRLSIIDIAGGVQPMPSEDGKVQIVFNGEIYNFREVRRDLQALGHVFRRDSDTEVIIAAWRAWGEACVDRLRGMFAFAIWDETARTLFLARDRLGVKPLHYADLGDGRFIFGSELKALLMWPGLPRAIDPRAIEDYFAYGYVPDDKCLLSAVKKLPAGHTLTLRWGETGARPRRYWDVAFDGRVKGTPEALAEELTARMREAVALRLVADVPVGAFLSGGVDSSAVVALMAGLIDTPVNSCSIGFDDPAYDETGHAEAIAKRYATHHRARTVTTDDYGLIDTLVRAFDEPFADASALPTYRVSELARETVTVALSGDGADEAMAGYRRYRLYMNEERVRGAFSPGLRESVFGRLGRAWPKLDWAPRMFRAKSTFEAIAMDSAEAYFHAVSATPDRIRSRLFSDALKRAIGGYWAGALYADTMRAAPADDMLGRAQYADLMIWLPGDILTKVDRTSMAVSLEAREPLLDHELVGWMAGLPSDLRLRGGEGKWLMKKAMEPYLPKDILYRRKMGFSVPIDRWFRGALADRVAALANGSNVAGSGWFDMNYFAACAAAHRSGRADHSRLLWQMLMLEGSLAALAATPAAALAA